One Capsicum annuum cultivar UCD-10X-F1 chromosome 2, UCD10Xv1.1, whole genome shotgun sequence genomic window carries:
- the LOC107857535 gene encoding uncharacterized protein LOC107857535 isoform X3 codes for MPSLMFVIDLLSFQANVIQREPNCFPSENRLNVDGVNDCSHLIAEMIGLGSDSKFFQAGVLLQLCFEEVWLHSMFSIRGLGHMVKLTHFKGELHVTTEDKDLEQQDEDSTTNKSSYI; via the exons atgCCTTCTTTAATGTTTGTCATTGATTTGCTTTCTTTCCAGGCTAATGTTATTCAAAGAGAACCAAATTGCTTTCCTTCAGAGAATAGATTGAATGTTGATGGTGTCAATGATTGCTCTCACCTTATTGCGGAGATGATTGGACTGGGAAGTGATTCAAAGTTTTTTCAAGCCGGT GTATTGCTACAGTTGTGCTTTGAGGAAGTATGGTTGCACTCTATGTTCTCTATACGTGGCTTGGGTCATATGGTGAAATTAACACACTTCAAGGGTGAATTG CATGTCACTACTGAAGACAAGGACTTGGAGCAACAGGATGAAGATTCAACTACCAATAAG TCCTCCTACATTTGA
- the LOC107857535 gene encoding uncharacterized protein LOC107857535 isoform X1, with product MPSLMFVIDLLSFQANVIQREPNCFPSENRLNVDGVNDCSHLIAEMIGLGSDSKFFQAGVLLQLCFEEVWLHSMFSIRGLGHMVKLTHFKGELHVTTEDKDLEQQDEDSTTNKVEIPSETISLPPQVLLHLNYLLGCELGLKCNLTWHQFRTSMRICEILPV from the exons atgCCTTCTTTAATGTTTGTCATTGATTTGCTTTCTTTCCAGGCTAATGTTATTCAAAGAGAACCAAATTGCTTTCCTTCAGAGAATAGATTGAATGTTGATGGTGTCAATGATTGCTCTCACCTTATTGCGGAGATGATTGGACTGGGAAGTGATTCAAAGTTTTTTCAAGCCGGT GTATTGCTACAGTTGTGCTTTGAGGAAGTATGGTTGCACTCTATGTTCTCTATACGTGGCTTGGGTCATATGGTGAAATTAACACACTTCAAGGGTGAATTG CATGTCACTACTGAAGACAAGGACTTGGAGCAACAGGATGAAGATTCAACTACCAATAAG GTTGAGATTCCttcggaaacaatctctctacctccACAAG TCCTCCTACATTTGAACTAtcttttggggtgtgagttaggcctAAAGTGTAATTTAACATGGCATCAGTTTCGGACTTCCATGCGGATATGTGAAATACTCCCGGTCTAA
- the LOC107857535 gene encoding uncharacterized protein LOC107857535 isoform X2, with translation MIGLGSDSKFFQAGVLLQLCFEEVWLHSMFSIRGLGHMVKLTHFKGELHVTTEDKDLEQQDEDSTTNKVEIPSETISLPPQVLLHLNYLLGCELGLKCNLTWHQFRTSMRICEILPV, from the exons ATGATTGGACTGGGAAGTGATTCAAAGTTTTTTCAAGCCGGT GTATTGCTACAGTTGTGCTTTGAGGAAGTATGGTTGCACTCTATGTTCTCTATACGTGGCTTGGGTCATATGGTGAAATTAACACACTTCAAGGGTGAATTG CATGTCACTACTGAAGACAAGGACTTGGAGCAACAGGATGAAGATTCAACTACCAATAAG GTTGAGATTCCttcggaaacaatctctctacctccACAAG TCCTCCTACATTTGAACTAtcttttggggtgtgagttaggcctAAAGTGTAATTTAACATGGCATCAGTTTCGGACTTCCATGCGGATATGTGAAATACTCCCGGTCTAA
- the LOC107857536 gene encoding 1-aminocyclopropane-1-carboxylate oxidase has protein sequence METFPVVNMEMLNTEKRAATLEKIKDACENWGFFEVINHGISHELLDTVERFTKEHYKKCMEQGFKEMVASKGLEAVQTEINDLDWESTFFLKHLPVSNISEVPDLEDDYRKIMKEFAAKLEKLAEQLLDLLCENLGLGQGYLKKVFYGSKGPTFGTKVSNYPPCPKPDLIKGLRAHTDAGGIILLFQDDKVSGLQLLKDGKWIDVPPMHHSIVINLGDQLEVITNGKYKSVEHRVIAQTDGNRMSLASFYNPGSDAVIYPAPELLEKEEKKNTVIYPKFVFEDYMKLYAGLKFQAKEPRFEAMKTLETAVNLGPIATA, from the exons ATGGAGACTTTCCCAGTTGTTAACATGGAGATGCTTAACACTGAAAAAAGGGCTGCAACattggagaaaataaaagatgCTTGTGAGAACTGGGGCTTCTTTGAG GTGATAAATCATGGGATCTCTCATGAGCTTCTGGACACAGTGGAGAGGTTCACAAAGGAGCATTATAAGAAGTGTATGGAACAAGGATTCAAGGAAATGGTGGCAAGTAAAGGCCTTGAAGCTGTTCAGACTGAGATTAATGATTTGGACTGGGAAAGTACTTTCTTCTTGAAACATCTTCCTGTTTCAAACATCTCAGAAGTTCCTGATCTTGAAGATGATTACAG GAAAATCATGAAGGAGTTTGCAGCTAAGCTGGAGAAACTAGCAGAGCAACTGTTGGACTTGCTCTGTGAAAATCTAGGACTTGGGCAAGGTTACTTGAAGAAAGTCTTTTATGGCTCAAAGGGTCCTACTTTTGGCACCAAAGTTAGCAACTACCCACCATGTCCCAAGCCTGATCTGATTAAAGGCCTCAGGGCTCACACAGATGCTGGTGGCATCATCCTTCTATTCCAAGATGACAAAGTCAGTGGTCTCCAGCTACTCAAAGATGGTAAATGGATTGATGTTCCTCCGATGCACCACTCCATTGTCATCAACCTTGGTGACCAACTTGAG GTGATTACCAATGGAAAGTACAAGAGTGTGGAGCACAGGGTGATTGCTCAGACTGATGGAAACAGAATGTCCTTAGCTTCGTTCTATAATCCAGGGAGTGATGCTGTCATTTATCCAGCACCAGAATTGttggagaaggaagaaaaaaagaacacAGTTATATATCCCAAATTTGTTTTCGAGGACTATATGAAATTATATGCAGGTCTCAAATTCCAGGCTAAGGAGCCAAGGTTTGAAGCAATGAAGACTCTGGAAACTGCTGTCAACTTGGGTCCAATAGCAACAGCTTGA